The genomic region CGGCATTTTAATCGCATTGCTGCTGCCGGCGATTCAAGCAGCGCGTGAAGCGGCGCGACAAACACAGTGTAAGAACAACTTGAAGCAACTCGGCTTAGCGGCCCAAACTCATTTGGACGCGCAAAAGACTTTTCCCACCGGAGGCTGGGGGTACAAATGGATGGGCGATCCGGACCGGGGTTACGGTATTAATCAGCCTGGCGGCTGGGGATTTACTCTATTGCCGTTTATCGAACAAAAGTCGATTTTTGGATTGGGACAGGGTAGTGCCGGTAGTTCCCAAAAATATGCTGCCCTAGGAGTTATGGCCGCAACGCCGGCACCCTTTTTCTCGTGTCCTAGCCGCCGAGGTGACAATGGCTTTGTGGGAGTGTTTAACGCCAGCGACCTTCCCCTGTATAACGCAACGGGAATTGTAAATGGTGCGCGGGCTGATTATGCCGGCAATGGTGGTACCTTGGTGCCGGGCAATCCTCCAGGTGGCCCTGCACAAGGTTCGGATACAACTTCTTCTTTCAATGTGATCTCTTACATGAATGGCCAGTCGGCTTATACGTCCTCGACAGGAGTTATTTTTCAAGGCAGCTCATTAAAATTGAGGCAGATTCCCGACGGCCTGACGAAAACCTACCTAATTGGCGAAAAACTCGTGTTACCGGTGTGCTACACGCCAGATCCCACAAGTGTTAATTCGGCCCCTTGTTATGGCGACAACGGAAGCATCTATGGCGGCTACGATTGGGACATCGTGCGGTGGGCCGCTAGCGCCGTCAACGGTCCCACGACAATTCCCACAACGGCCAGTTCTCCCGGGTCGGGCGACATTACTCCACTTCGAGATTCAGTTCAACTCACCAACATGGCCCAAGAAACCTTAAATTTTGGCAGTGCGCATGCCAATGGTTGCTTCTTTGTGATGTGCGATGGATCTGTGCAGATGATTCCATTTACCGTCGATCAGCGAGTTCATTGGAAACTGGCCAATCGCATGGATAGCAAGGAAGTGGACATACCTTAGGCGCCAGCTTGATTCAACAGGTCTGTGGGTTGGATGGATGCAGGATTCACGTTCGACTCCGTCATGTTTCCAGAAAAGTTGGTGCAGGCCGGTGGGCCGCATCATGTATTAAAACATCGAGATAATACGATATATTGTCGCCAAAAAATCAATCTGTTCCGCGATCGAAGCGTGCTTCCACGCATTGCGTCAGGCTTGCTAAATGGGGCTCGGCGACGTGGTAATACGCTTTGCGCCCCTCTTTTTGACCGCCAAGAGACGGCAGTGCTGCATGAGCCGAAGATGCTCCGAAGCCATGTGGCTGGGGATTTCGCAGGCCCGGGCCAGTTGTCCCACCGTGTAACGGCCGCGAAATAACATTTGGACCATGCGCAACCGATGGGGATGTGCCAGGGTCTTCAGGCATTCGGCGGCGTGATTTCCAAGGTTTGGGCAAATTCTAGGGCGGAGCGGTTAGAGCTGGCCCTGTGATTGGCGAAAAGCGGTTATCGCGCGTTTAACTTAACCTACGCGCCTCCATTTCAGGGCGTAGCGAGGGCCGATGCTTGCAGTGCAAGGAAAAGTTTTCGTGATCGGGAAAACCGGCACGTGGGGCTGATGTCGCCTACCCCGGCAGGCCGACAAAGATAGCAGAGTCGGAGTTCGCGCTCTGGTTGCGCGCCGGCGATATCAACCCGTTGAGGACGGATCCAATGCGAAACATGTTTTGCCGAGTGTTATCTGCGCAGATTTTGCTAGGCGTGATTTCGTTTTTGCCAGCATCTGCTGGCGCGGCCACGCCCACCATTGATCAAGCCCTGAAGTTAACCCCGGTGCAAAAAGATGTGGATTACGATATTCCCGCCCCGGCCGACATCGCGAAATGCACCATTAAAGCCGAGAAAGTGGGCAATCAAACGGGTTGGGTGGTGCGGGGACCCAACGGGCAAATTTTGCGCGAATTTGTCGACACCAACGGCGACAACGTGGTCGATCGCTGGAGCTACTTCAAAGACGGCATCGAGGTGTATCGCGACATCGACGAAAACTTCAACGGGAAAGCAGACCAACATCGTTGGCTGAACACGGCCGGCAGTCGCTGGGGTTTGGACCCGAACGAAGACGGCAAAATCGACTCGTGGAAGAGTATTTCACCAGAGGAAGTAACGGCCGAAGTGGTGATGGCCATTCGCGATAAAGATGCGGGCCGCTTCAATCGTTTGTTGTTGACACCGGGGGAAGCCAAATCGCTGGGTTTGGGAGCCGCGAAAACCAAGGATTTGCTCGAAAAAGTGACCGGCGCCACGTCGAAGTTTAGCGACCTAATTCACACGCAGCACAGCGTTACTCCCAACACGCAATGGGAGCATTTTGGCGGCAGTCGGCCGGGTTTAGTTCCTGCCGGAACCGACGGCGCCACGGCTGATATCATCGCCTACGAAAACGTGATGGCCATGACCGAAACCGATGGCAAAGACGGCCAGGTTTCGGTCGGCACGCTGATCAAAGTGGGCGACGTGTGGCGCGTGATCGATGCCCCGACGATTCCCGATCCAAACAGCAAATTGGCGGAGGTCGACGGCTTTTTCTTCCAAACGGCCAGCCGCGCCAGTGACACGACGGCGGCGGAATCCAACCCGGACGGCCCAAGCGAAAAAGTGCAGAAAATGATGGACGAGCTTTCGAAGCTCGACGAAGCGGTGGGCAAAGCCAGCACGGAAGCGGAGCAAACCCGGCTGAATGACCGCCGTGTGGAATTGATGCTTGGTATTATCGACGAAGTTGGGGAAAAAGACCGGGCACAGTGGATACGCCAGTTTGCCGACGCGGTGAGCGCTGCCGCCCAAACCGGCATGTATCCGGGGGGCGTGGAAAAGCTGCAGACGATGCTCGATACGGTGGAGAAGAGTGCCGGGGATTCGGCCCTGGCGCCGTATGTGAAATACCGCCTGCTCACGGCCGGTTACGGCTCGAAGCTGCAAAAGGGAGACGAGTTCGTCAAAGTGCAGGCGGAGTGGTTAGATAACCTCGAAAAATTCGTGCAAGATTATCCGAAGGCCAGCGACACCGCCGAGGCCCTACTGCAATTGGGCATTGCGCAAGAATTCGCAGGGCAGGAAGAAAAGGCCAGAAAGTGGTATGGCCAGTTGGTTTCCGATTTTGAAAGCACTGCTTCAGCGACAAAAGCCCGGGGCGCGCTGAACCGCATGGACAGCGTCGGCAAGCCAATGCAACTGCGGTCTAAAATGGTAACCGGCCAAGCGTACGATATCGCCAAGGAGCACGGCAAATACGTGCTGGTGCACTACTGGTCCACCTGGTGCGAGCCGTGCAAAACCGATTTCGCGGAACTCAAAGAGTTGTATGCGAAATACGGCAAAAGCGGCTTTACGCTGGTCGGCGTGAATGTCGACACCAATCTGGCTGACGCCAACGAATACTTATCCAAAAACCGACTTCCCTGGCCGCAACTGTGGGAACCGGGCGGACTGGATAGCCGCTTGGCCAACGACATGGGCATCTTGACACTGCCCACCATGATTTTGGTCGACGACAAAGGCAACGTCATCAACCGCAGCGTGCACATTACCGAGCTGGAGACGGAACTGCGGTCGCATTTGAAGAATGCAGATTCGGCGGGTAAGTGATCGGCCAAAGATTTTCCGCCCGCAAATAATCGTGAAGGGCGAAATCGCTTGAAAAAAGCGACTTTGCATAAACTTTGCCGGTTGTATAAATTGCAAAGCTGTCGTGGCTTTGGCGGGAAAAGCCTCGCCAAAACCGTGATTCGCAAAAAAATATCGCACGGCAAAATTGGCGTAACTCACGCTTGGCTAAGCGCAAACCACACTGCTGGCAGCATTTTGCCAGCGGTGCATTCTCTGGAGCTTGGCACGATAATCGCTTTCTTTCTCCCGTGATGCCCAGCAAGGAAGCTTGGGCTACAAACTCATCCCGGCCGCCGGGATGGAACCGGGAGTGAACGCCATGCAGGAAGTGCATTTTTCGGCGCTGGTTTGGCTATTTGGACTTGTCCAGTTTGCTGGTTGGGCGTGCGGTTTCGTTGCGCGCTTAAGTGCCCGCTGGCGATATCAAGCATTATGCCACGCCCTATTTGCTTTGGCCTTAGTCGTGGTAGGAATTTCTACTTCGCTGGCGCTGGCCTTGGGAGCGAAGTGCTGGCTGCTATCAGCCAGCACGTTAGCGGGGATGATTTTGCTGGCGATTTGGGACTTCGACCATCGTCGCCGCCCGGCAACG from Pirellulales bacterium harbors:
- a CDS encoding DUF1559 domain-containing protein — its product is MIAPSLVSAHDKRVPSVTQDNLEHSAFTLVELLVVIAIIGILIALLLPAIQAAREAARQTQCKNNLKQLGLAAQTHLDAQKTFPTGGWGYKWMGDPDRGYGINQPGGWGFTLLPFIEQKSIFGLGQGSAGSSQKYAALGVMAATPAPFFSCPSRRGDNGFVGVFNASDLPLYNATGIVNGARADYAGNGGTLVPGNPPGGPAQGSDTTSSFNVISYMNGQSAYTSSTGVIFQGSSLKLRQIPDGLTKTYLIGEKLVLPVCYTPDPTSVNSAPCYGDNGSIYGGYDWDIVRWAASAVNGPTTIPTTASSPGSGDITPLRDSVQLTNMAQETLNFGSAHANGCFFVMCDGSVQMIPFTVDQRVHWKLANRMDSKEVDIP
- a CDS encoding thioredoxin-like domain-containing protein, producing MRNMFCRVLSAQILLGVISFLPASAGAATPTIDQALKLTPVQKDVDYDIPAPADIAKCTIKAEKVGNQTGWVVRGPNGQILREFVDTNGDNVVDRWSYFKDGIEVYRDIDENFNGKADQHRWLNTAGSRWGLDPNEDGKIDSWKSISPEEVTAEVVMAIRDKDAGRFNRLLLTPGEAKSLGLGAAKTKDLLEKVTGATSKFSDLIHTQHSVTPNTQWEHFGGSRPGLVPAGTDGATADIIAYENVMAMTETDGKDGQVSVGTLIKVGDVWRVIDAPTIPDPNSKLAEVDGFFFQTASRASDTTAAESNPDGPSEKVQKMMDELSKLDEAVGKASTEAEQTRLNDRRVELMLGIIDEVGEKDRAQWIRQFADAVSAAAQTGMYPGGVEKLQTMLDTVEKSAGDSALAPYVKYRLLTAGYGSKLQKGDEFVKVQAEWLDNLEKFVQDYPKASDTAEALLQLGIAQEFAGQEEKARKWYGQLVSDFESTASATKARGALNRMDSVGKPMQLRSKMVTGQAYDIAKEHGKYVLVHYWSTWCEPCKTDFAELKELYAKYGKSGFTLVGVNVDTNLADANEYLSKNRLPWPQLWEPGGLDSRLANDMGILTLPTMILVDDKGNVINRSVHITELETELRSHLKNADSAGK